A genomic stretch from Malus domestica chromosome 15, GDT2T_hap1 includes:
- the LOC103428815 gene encoding uncharacterized protein isoform X2, which translates to MARLGLPTLLIAFLSALIALTANPSHLLLASVDDEFTITDSSTSDSYLFHQDYSPPAPPPPPPRPPSVSCTDDLGGVGSLDATCQIVSDSNLTSDVYITGKGSFYILPGVRFSCAIPGCAIIINITGNFSLGSNASLLAGAFELTAHNASFLEGSALNTTALAGKPPPQTSGTPQGIDGAGGGHGGRGASCLVDKRKLPEDVWGGDAYSWSSLQRPASFGSRGGSTSREVDYGGLGGGRVRLQVREFLVVEGRVLAEGGGGGNRGGGGSGGSIFIKAYKMTGIGRISACGGDGYAGGGGGRVSVDVYSRHDDPQIFVHGGNSYACPENAGGAGTLYDAVPRSLIVSNHNKSTDTETLLLEFPYQPLWTNVYIQNKARATVPLLWSRVQVQGQISLLSDGMLSFGLEHYASSEFELLAEELLMSDSVIKVYGALRMTVKMFLMWNSKILIDGGGEEAVETSLLEASNLVVLRGSSVIHSNANLGVHGQGLLNLSGPGDGIQAQRLVLSLFYSIHVCRVEDIIIEGLIEGSVVHFHRARTIAIHSSGEISASGMGCTGGIGSGNILGNGIGSGGGHGGKGGAACYNDSCVEGGISYGNVKLPCELGSGSGYDFSAGLTAGGGIIVMGSLEHPLSSLSVEGSLTADGESFEGTAVKEKFALADNTTGGPGGGSGGTILLFLRTLDLGETAILSSVGGYGSSIGGGGGGGGRIHFHWSDIPTGDVYQPIASVDGSILAGGGVGGDQGGAGENGTVTGKACPKGLYGTFCGACPVGTYKNAIGSDRALCHHCPATELPPRAIYISVRGGVAEAPCPYKCISDRYHMPHCYTALEELIYTFGGPWLFGLLLIGLLILLALVLSVARMKLVGVDELPGPAPTQHGSQIDHSFPFLESLNEVLETNRAEESQSHVHRMYFMGPNTFGDPWHLTHTPPEQIKEIVYEGPFNTFVDEINSIATYQWWEGAMHSILSVLAYPLAWSWQQWRRRLKLQRLREFVRSEYDHACLRSCRSRALYEGIKVAATSDLMLAYMDFFLGGDEKRTDLPPRLHQRFPISLPFGGDGSYMAPFSLHSDNIVTSLMSQAVPPTSWYRMVAGLNAQLRLVCRGRLRVTLQPVLRWLENYANPALKIYGVRVDLAWFQATSCGYCHYGLVVDAFEEDSEPASVGSIDGAIRTEESRANYIEDSSGHLRQSLLNQSHRSENFMRPKRACGGIIDANNIQKLEEKRDMFYLLSFILHNTKPVGHQDLVGLVISMLLLGDFSLALLTLLQLYSFSLVDVFLVLFILPLGILLPFPAGINALFSHGPRRSAGLARLHALWNLTSLINVVVAFVCGYVHYNTQSSSRKHPFQPWSVSMDDSEWWIFPAGLLLCKAFQSQLINWHVANLEIQDRSLYSNDFELFWQS; encoded by the exons ATGGCTCGCCTCGGCCTTCCCACCCTCCTCATCGCATTCCTCTCCGCCCTGATAGCCTTAACTgcaaaccctagccacctcctccTCGCTTCCGTAGACGATGAGTTTACGATAACCGATTCCTCCACCTCCGATTCCTATCTCTTCCACCAAGACTACTCGCCGCCGGCTCCGCCACCTCCGCCGCCGCGCCCGCCGTCGGTATCGTGCACCGATGACCTCGGTGGCGTCGGCTCtctggacgccacgtgtcagATAGTCTCCGATTCGAACCTCACCAGCGACGTGTACATAACAGGGAAGGGCAGCTTTTATATCTTGCCCGGAGTGAGATTCAGCTGCGCGATTCCTGGCTGCGCGATAATTATTAACATTACCGGTAACTTTAGCTTAGGCAGCAACGCGTCGCTTTTGGCTGGGGCTTTCGAGCTCACGGCGCACAATGCCAGCTTTCTCGAGGGCTCGGCGCTGAACACGACGGCGTTGGCGGGAAAGCCGCCGCCTCAGACGAGTGGGACTCCGCAGGGGATAGATGGGGCGGGAGGGGGACATGGAGGGCGGGGGGCGTCTTGTTTGGTGGACAAGAGGAAGCTTCCCGAGGACGTGTGGGGAGGGGATGCGTACTCGTGGTCGTCACTGCAAAGGCCGGCTAGTTTTGGGAGCCGAGGCGGTTCGACCAGTAGGGAGGTAGATTATGGAGGTTTAGGGGGAGGGAGGGTTAGGCTGCAAGTGAGGGAATTTCTGGTGGTGGAGGGGAGGGTTTTGGCTGAAGGAGGTGGCGGAGGGAATAGAGGTGGCGGTGGTTCTGGTGGCAGCATCTTCATTAAGGCTTATAAAAT GACTGGTATTGGCAGGATAAGTGCTTGTGGTGGTGATGGTTatgctggtggtggtggtggaagaGTGTCAGTTGATGTCTATAGCAGGCATGATGACCCCCAAATTTTTGTGCATG GAGGAAATAGCTATGCTTGTCCAGAAAATGCAGGCGGGGCTGGGACTTTATATGATGCAGTTCCTCGAAGCCTCATTGTTAGCAATCATAACAAGTCAACAGATACAGAAACACTTCTTTTGGAGTTTCCTTATCAGCCTCTTTGGACAAATGTTTATATTCAGAATAAGGCTAGGGCCACTGTCCCATTGCTTTGGAGTCGTGTCCAG GTGCAAGGACAGATAAGCCTTTTGAGTGACGGTATGTTAAGCTTTGGACTTGAACATTATGCTTCATCAGAATTTGAGTTATTGGCTGAAGAATTGTTGATGAGCGACTCTGTAATTAAG GTGTATGGGGCCTTACGTATGACTGTAAAAATGTTCTTGATGTGGAATTCCAAGATACTTATAGATGGTGGGGGGGAAGAAGCTGTTGAGACATCCTTGCTCGAGGCTAGCAACTTAGTTGTTCTCAGG GGATCATCTGTGATACACTCTAATGCAAATCTGGGAGTTCATGGACAAGGTTTATTGAACTTATCAGGACCTGGAGATGGGATTCAAGCACAACGTCTGGTTCTATCGCTATTCTACAGTATTCAT GTATGCCGAGTTGAAGATATCATTATTGAAGGCCTCATAGAAGGATCTGTTGTTCATTTTCACCGGGCAAGGACCATTGCTATCCATTCTTCTGGAGAAATAAGTGCATCAGGAATGG GTTGTACTGGTGGTATTGGCAGTGGCAACATATTAGGCAATGGAATTGGCAGTGGTGGGGGGCATGGAGGTAAAGGTGGGGCTGCATGTTATAATGACAGTTGTGTTGAGGGTGGAATCTCATATGGGAATGTGAAGTTGCCTTGTGAACTTGGTAGTGGAAGTGGATATGACTTTTCAGCTGGCTTAACTGCTGGTGGTGGTATTATCG TAATGGGTTCTTTAGAACATCCCTTGTCAAGTTTGTCTGTTGAAGGCTCGCTGACAGCTGATGGTGAAAGTTTTGAAGGGACTGCTGTGAAGGAAAAGTTTGCCCTTGCTGATAATACAACTGGAGGCCCTGGTGGTGGGTCTGGTGGAACTATACTTTTGTTCTTGCGAACACTAGACCTTGGTGAGACTGCCATTCTTTCAAGTGTTGGGGGATATGGTAGTTCAATTGGcggtggtggaggtggtggtggaagGATTCACTTTCATTGGTCAGATATTCCCACTGGAGATGTGTATCAGCCCATTGCAAGTGTGGACGGAAGCATCCTTGCAGG GGGAGGGGTGGGTGGAGACCAGGGTGGTGCTGGAGAAAATGGAACAGTGACGGGTAAAGCTTGCCCAAAAGGTCTTTATGGGACCTTTTGTGGG GCATGTCCAGTTGGCACTTATAAGAATGCTATTGGGTCAGATAGAGCACTTTGTCATCATTGTCCTGCTACTGAGCTTCCCCCTCGTGCAATTTATATATCTGTCCGAG GTGGTGTTGCAGAGGCTCCTTGTCCTTACAAATGCATTTCAGACAGATATCACATGCCACACTGTTATACTGCTCTTGAAGAATTGATTTACACATTTGGTGGGCCTTGGCTGTTTGGTCTTCTTCTGATTGGGCTCCTCATCCTGTTGGCTTTGGTGCTCAGTGTTGCACGTATGAAATTGGTTGGTGTTGATGAATTACCAGGCCCTGCTCCCACTCAACATGGCTCACAAATAGACCACTCTTTCCCTTTCCTGGAGTCATTGAATGAG GTTTTAGAAACAAACAGGGCTGAGGAGTCACAGAGCCATGTGCACCGGATGTATTTTATGGGTCCTAATACTTTTGGGGATCCTTGGCATTTGACTCACACTCCTCCAGAACAAATAAAAGAGATTGT ATATGAGGGGCCATTCAATACATTTGTCGATGAGATTAATTCCATAGCCACATATCAATGGTGGGAGGGAGCAATGCACAGCATTCTCTCTGTTCTTGCATACCCCCTTGCATGGTCATGGCAGCAGTGGCGCCGAAGATTGAAACTGCAACGTCTGCGTGAATTCGTTCGATCAGAGTATGATCATGCCTGCTTAAGGTCTTGCCGTTCGCGTGCTTTATATGAAGGGATTAAG GTAGCTGCAACTTCTGATttaatgctagcatatatggaCTTCTTCCTTGGTGGTGATGAAAAGAGAACTGATCTTCCCCCTCGTTTACATCAAAGGTTTCCGATTTCATTACCTTTTGGAGGTGATGGAAGTTATATGGCCCCTTTCTCACTTCACAGTGATAACATTGTTACAAGCCTCATGAGTCAG GCAGTCCCGCCGACCTCATGGTACCGTATGGTTGCTGGTTTGAATGCACAGTTGCGCTTAGTTTGCCGTGGGCGGCTAAGAGTTACACTTCAGCCTGTCCTTAGGTGGCTAGAAAATTATGCCAATCCTGCTTTGAAGATTTATGGTGTACGTGTTGATCTTGCCTGGTTTCAGGCTACATCTTGTGGTTATTGTCATTATGGGCTCGTGGTGGATGCTTTTGAAGAAGACAGTGAACCTGCCTCTGTTGGAAGCATTGATGGAGCAATACGAACTGAAGAATCACG TGCAAATTACATAGAAGATTCATCTGGTCATTTGAGACAATCACTCCTAAACCAGTCTCACAGAAGTGAAAATTTTATGAGGCCAAAAAGAGCATGTGGAGGGATTATAGATGCCAACAACATACAAAAGCTTGAGGAAAAGAGAGATATGTTTTATCTTCTCTCTTTTATACTTCATAATACCAAACCTGTTGGACACCAG GATCTTGTTGGTTTAGTTATCTCAATGCTTCTTTTAGGAGATTTTAGCTTAGCCTTGCTTACATTACTCCAGCTGTATTCATTTTCATTGGTGGACGTCTTTCTGgttctatttattttacccCTTGGCATTCTTCTCCCGTTTCCTGCTGGTATCAATGCTCTATTCAGTCATGGACCCAGACGTTCTGCTGGCCTTGCACGTCTACATGCTTTGTGGAACCTTACATCCTTGATTAATGTT GTGGTTGCTTTTGTTTGTGGTTACGTTCATTATAACACTCAATCATCAAGTAGAAAACATCCCTTTCAACCCTGGAGTGTTAGCAT GGACGATAGTGAATGGTGGATTTTTCCTGCCGGTCTGCTGCTTTGTAAAGCTTTTCAGTCGCAGCTAATCAATTGGCATGTTGCGAATCTGGAGATTCAAGACCGTTCGTTGTACAGCAATGATTTTGAGCTCTTCTGGCAGTCGTGA
- the LOC103428815 gene encoding uncharacterized protein isoform X1, with the protein MARLGLPTLLIAFLSALIALTANPSHLLLASVDDEFTITDSSTSDSYLFHQDYSPPAPPPPPPRPPSVSCTDDLGGVGSLDATCQIVSDSNLTSDVYITGKGSFYILPGVRFSCAIPGCAIIINITGNFSLGSNASLLAGAFELTAHNASFLEGSALNTTALAGKPPPQTSGTPQGIDGAGGGHGGRGASCLVDKRKLPEDVWGGDAYSWSSLQRPASFGSRGGSTSREVDYGGLGGGRVRLQVREFLVVEGRVLAEGGGGGNRGGGGSGGSIFIKAYKMTGIGRISACGGDGYAGGGGGRVSVDVYSRHDDPQIFVHGGNSYACPENAGGAGTLYDAVPRSLIVSNHNKSTDTETLLLEFPYQPLWTNVYIQNKARATVPLLWSRVQVQGQISLLSDGMLSFGLEHYASSEFELLAEELLMSDSVIKVYGALRMTVKMFLMWNSKILIDGGGEEAVETSLLEASNLVVLRGSSVIHSNANLGVHGQGLLNLSGPGDGIQAQRLVLSLFYSIHVGPGSVLRGPLENATTDSVTPKLYCENEDCPYELLHPPEDCNVNSSLSFTLMVCRVEDIIIEGLIEGSVVHFHRARTIAIHSSGEISASGMGCTGGIGSGNILGNGIGSGGGHGGKGGAACYNDSCVEGGISYGNVKLPCELGSGSGYDFSAGLTAGGGIIVMGSLEHPLSSLSVEGSLTADGESFEGTAVKEKFALADNTTGGPGGGSGGTILLFLRTLDLGETAILSSVGGYGSSIGGGGGGGGRIHFHWSDIPTGDVYQPIASVDGSILAGGGVGGDQGGAGENGTVTGKACPKGLYGTFCGACPVGTYKNAIGSDRALCHHCPATELPPRAIYISVRGGVAEAPCPYKCISDRYHMPHCYTALEELIYTFGGPWLFGLLLIGLLILLALVLSVARMKLVGVDELPGPAPTQHGSQIDHSFPFLESLNEVLETNRAEESQSHVHRMYFMGPNTFGDPWHLTHTPPEQIKEIVYEGPFNTFVDEINSIATYQWWEGAMHSILSVLAYPLAWSWQQWRRRLKLQRLREFVRSEYDHACLRSCRSRALYEGIKVAATSDLMLAYMDFFLGGDEKRTDLPPRLHQRFPISLPFGGDGSYMAPFSLHSDNIVTSLMSQAVPPTSWYRMVAGLNAQLRLVCRGRLRVTLQPVLRWLENYANPALKIYGVRVDLAWFQATSCGYCHYGLVVDAFEEDSEPASVGSIDGAIRTEESRANYIEDSSGHLRQSLLNQSHRSENFMRPKRACGGIIDANNIQKLEEKRDMFYLLSFILHNTKPVGHQDLVGLVISMLLLGDFSLALLTLLQLYSFSLVDVFLVLFILPLGILLPFPAGINALFSHGPRRSAGLARLHALWNLTSLINVVVAFVCGYVHYNTQSSSRKHPFQPWSVSMDDSEWWIFPAGLLLCKAFQSQLINWHVANLEIQDRSLYSNDFELFWQS; encoded by the exons ATGGCTCGCCTCGGCCTTCCCACCCTCCTCATCGCATTCCTCTCCGCCCTGATAGCCTTAACTgcaaaccctagccacctcctccTCGCTTCCGTAGACGATGAGTTTACGATAACCGATTCCTCCACCTCCGATTCCTATCTCTTCCACCAAGACTACTCGCCGCCGGCTCCGCCACCTCCGCCGCCGCGCCCGCCGTCGGTATCGTGCACCGATGACCTCGGTGGCGTCGGCTCtctggacgccacgtgtcagATAGTCTCCGATTCGAACCTCACCAGCGACGTGTACATAACAGGGAAGGGCAGCTTTTATATCTTGCCCGGAGTGAGATTCAGCTGCGCGATTCCTGGCTGCGCGATAATTATTAACATTACCGGTAACTTTAGCTTAGGCAGCAACGCGTCGCTTTTGGCTGGGGCTTTCGAGCTCACGGCGCACAATGCCAGCTTTCTCGAGGGCTCGGCGCTGAACACGACGGCGTTGGCGGGAAAGCCGCCGCCTCAGACGAGTGGGACTCCGCAGGGGATAGATGGGGCGGGAGGGGGACATGGAGGGCGGGGGGCGTCTTGTTTGGTGGACAAGAGGAAGCTTCCCGAGGACGTGTGGGGAGGGGATGCGTACTCGTGGTCGTCACTGCAAAGGCCGGCTAGTTTTGGGAGCCGAGGCGGTTCGACCAGTAGGGAGGTAGATTATGGAGGTTTAGGGGGAGGGAGGGTTAGGCTGCAAGTGAGGGAATTTCTGGTGGTGGAGGGGAGGGTTTTGGCTGAAGGAGGTGGCGGAGGGAATAGAGGTGGCGGTGGTTCTGGTGGCAGCATCTTCATTAAGGCTTATAAAAT GACTGGTATTGGCAGGATAAGTGCTTGTGGTGGTGATGGTTatgctggtggtggtggtggaagaGTGTCAGTTGATGTCTATAGCAGGCATGATGACCCCCAAATTTTTGTGCATG GAGGAAATAGCTATGCTTGTCCAGAAAATGCAGGCGGGGCTGGGACTTTATATGATGCAGTTCCTCGAAGCCTCATTGTTAGCAATCATAACAAGTCAACAGATACAGAAACACTTCTTTTGGAGTTTCCTTATCAGCCTCTTTGGACAAATGTTTATATTCAGAATAAGGCTAGGGCCACTGTCCCATTGCTTTGGAGTCGTGTCCAG GTGCAAGGACAGATAAGCCTTTTGAGTGACGGTATGTTAAGCTTTGGACTTGAACATTATGCTTCATCAGAATTTGAGTTATTGGCTGAAGAATTGTTGATGAGCGACTCTGTAATTAAG GTGTATGGGGCCTTACGTATGACTGTAAAAATGTTCTTGATGTGGAATTCCAAGATACTTATAGATGGTGGGGGGGAAGAAGCTGTTGAGACATCCTTGCTCGAGGCTAGCAACTTAGTTGTTCTCAGG GGATCATCTGTGATACACTCTAATGCAAATCTGGGAGTTCATGGACAAGGTTTATTGAACTTATCAGGACCTGGAGATGGGATTCAAGCACAACGTCTGGTTCTATCGCTATTCTACAGTATTCAT GTTGGGCCTGGATCTGTTTTGCGTGGTCCTTTAGAGAATGCCACAACTGATTCTGT gACACCAAAGCTTTATTGTGAAAACGAAGATTGTCCCTATGAGCTACTTCATCCACCTGAAGATTGCAATGTGAACTCATCCCTGTCCTTTACTCTTATG GTATGCCGAGTTGAAGATATCATTATTGAAGGCCTCATAGAAGGATCTGTTGTTCATTTTCACCGGGCAAGGACCATTGCTATCCATTCTTCTGGAGAAATAAGTGCATCAGGAATGG GTTGTACTGGTGGTATTGGCAGTGGCAACATATTAGGCAATGGAATTGGCAGTGGTGGGGGGCATGGAGGTAAAGGTGGGGCTGCATGTTATAATGACAGTTGTGTTGAGGGTGGAATCTCATATGGGAATGTGAAGTTGCCTTGTGAACTTGGTAGTGGAAGTGGATATGACTTTTCAGCTGGCTTAACTGCTGGTGGTGGTATTATCG TAATGGGTTCTTTAGAACATCCCTTGTCAAGTTTGTCTGTTGAAGGCTCGCTGACAGCTGATGGTGAAAGTTTTGAAGGGACTGCTGTGAAGGAAAAGTTTGCCCTTGCTGATAATACAACTGGAGGCCCTGGTGGTGGGTCTGGTGGAACTATACTTTTGTTCTTGCGAACACTAGACCTTGGTGAGACTGCCATTCTTTCAAGTGTTGGGGGATATGGTAGTTCAATTGGcggtggtggaggtggtggtggaagGATTCACTTTCATTGGTCAGATATTCCCACTGGAGATGTGTATCAGCCCATTGCAAGTGTGGACGGAAGCATCCTTGCAGG GGGAGGGGTGGGTGGAGACCAGGGTGGTGCTGGAGAAAATGGAACAGTGACGGGTAAAGCTTGCCCAAAAGGTCTTTATGGGACCTTTTGTGGG GCATGTCCAGTTGGCACTTATAAGAATGCTATTGGGTCAGATAGAGCACTTTGTCATCATTGTCCTGCTACTGAGCTTCCCCCTCGTGCAATTTATATATCTGTCCGAG GTGGTGTTGCAGAGGCTCCTTGTCCTTACAAATGCATTTCAGACAGATATCACATGCCACACTGTTATACTGCTCTTGAAGAATTGATTTACACATTTGGTGGGCCTTGGCTGTTTGGTCTTCTTCTGATTGGGCTCCTCATCCTGTTGGCTTTGGTGCTCAGTGTTGCACGTATGAAATTGGTTGGTGTTGATGAATTACCAGGCCCTGCTCCCACTCAACATGGCTCACAAATAGACCACTCTTTCCCTTTCCTGGAGTCATTGAATGAG GTTTTAGAAACAAACAGGGCTGAGGAGTCACAGAGCCATGTGCACCGGATGTATTTTATGGGTCCTAATACTTTTGGGGATCCTTGGCATTTGACTCACACTCCTCCAGAACAAATAAAAGAGATTGT ATATGAGGGGCCATTCAATACATTTGTCGATGAGATTAATTCCATAGCCACATATCAATGGTGGGAGGGAGCAATGCACAGCATTCTCTCTGTTCTTGCATACCCCCTTGCATGGTCATGGCAGCAGTGGCGCCGAAGATTGAAACTGCAACGTCTGCGTGAATTCGTTCGATCAGAGTATGATCATGCCTGCTTAAGGTCTTGCCGTTCGCGTGCTTTATATGAAGGGATTAAG GTAGCTGCAACTTCTGATttaatgctagcatatatggaCTTCTTCCTTGGTGGTGATGAAAAGAGAACTGATCTTCCCCCTCGTTTACATCAAAGGTTTCCGATTTCATTACCTTTTGGAGGTGATGGAAGTTATATGGCCCCTTTCTCACTTCACAGTGATAACATTGTTACAAGCCTCATGAGTCAG GCAGTCCCGCCGACCTCATGGTACCGTATGGTTGCTGGTTTGAATGCACAGTTGCGCTTAGTTTGCCGTGGGCGGCTAAGAGTTACACTTCAGCCTGTCCTTAGGTGGCTAGAAAATTATGCCAATCCTGCTTTGAAGATTTATGGTGTACGTGTTGATCTTGCCTGGTTTCAGGCTACATCTTGTGGTTATTGTCATTATGGGCTCGTGGTGGATGCTTTTGAAGAAGACAGTGAACCTGCCTCTGTTGGAAGCATTGATGGAGCAATACGAACTGAAGAATCACG TGCAAATTACATAGAAGATTCATCTGGTCATTTGAGACAATCACTCCTAAACCAGTCTCACAGAAGTGAAAATTTTATGAGGCCAAAAAGAGCATGTGGAGGGATTATAGATGCCAACAACATACAAAAGCTTGAGGAAAAGAGAGATATGTTTTATCTTCTCTCTTTTATACTTCATAATACCAAACCTGTTGGACACCAG GATCTTGTTGGTTTAGTTATCTCAATGCTTCTTTTAGGAGATTTTAGCTTAGCCTTGCTTACATTACTCCAGCTGTATTCATTTTCATTGGTGGACGTCTTTCTGgttctatttattttacccCTTGGCATTCTTCTCCCGTTTCCTGCTGGTATCAATGCTCTATTCAGTCATGGACCCAGACGTTCTGCTGGCCTTGCACGTCTACATGCTTTGTGGAACCTTACATCCTTGATTAATGTT GTGGTTGCTTTTGTTTGTGGTTACGTTCATTATAACACTCAATCATCAAGTAGAAAACATCCCTTTCAACCCTGGAGTGTTAGCAT GGACGATAGTGAATGGTGGATTTTTCCTGCCGGTCTGCTGCTTTGTAAAGCTTTTCAGTCGCAGCTAATCAATTGGCATGTTGCGAATCTGGAGATTCAAGACCGTTCGTTGTACAGCAATGATTTTGAGCTCTTCTGGCAGTCGTGA
- the LOC103456004 gene encoding serine/threonine-protein kinase Aurora-1 isoform X1 — protein MAIAAENQAPQEKQASSEVSATETRRWTLNDFDIGKPLGRGKFGHVYLAREKRSNHIVALKVLFKSQLQQSQVEHQLRREVEIQSHLRHPNILRLYGYFYDQKRVYLILEYAAKGELYKELQKCKYFSERRAATYVVSLARALIYCHGKHVIHRDIKPENLLIGAQGELKIADFGWSVHTFNRRRTMCGTLDYLPPEMVESVEHDASVDIWSLGVLCYEFLYGVPPFEAKEHSDTYRRIVQVDLKFPPKPIVSAQAKDLISQMLVKDSAERLPLHKLLEHPWIVQNAEPSGVYRI, from the exons atggCGATTGCTGCTGAGAACCAGGCCCCCCAAGAGAAG CAGGCTTCTTCGGAGGTTTCAGCGACGGAGACAAGAAGATGGACGCTCAATGACTTCGACATCGGAAAGCCTCTCGGACGAGGAAAGTTTGGTCACGTCTATTTGGCAAGAGAGAAAAGG AGCAATCACATTGTGGCACTTAAAGTCCTCTTCAAGAGCCAGCTGCAACAGTCTCAGGTTGAACATCAGCTTCGTCGCGAAGTTGAAATACAAAGTCATCTCCGACATCCCAATATCCTACGCCTCTATGGCTACTTTTACGATCAG AAACGAGTTTATTTGATATTAGAATATGCTGCCAAAGGTGAACTATACAAGGAACTACAGAAGTGTAAATACTTCAGCGAAAGGCGTGCTGCCACT TATGTTGTATCATTAGCCAGGGCCCTTATATACTGCCATGGAAAGCACGTAATTCATAGAGATATCAAACCAGAAAACCTCCTAATTGGTGCTCAG GGTGAACTCAAGATAGCAGATTTTGGGTGGTCAGTACACACATTCAACCGCAGGCGGACCATGTGTGGCACCCTTGATTACCTCCCTCCAGAAATGG TGGAGAGTGTAGAGCATGATGCTAGTGTGGATATCTGGAGCCTTGGCGTCCTCTGCTATGAGTTCCTATACGGAGTCCCACCTTTCGAGGCCAAGGAGCATTCGGACACATATAGAAG GATTGTACAAGTGGACCTGAAGTTTCCTCCTAAACCAATTGTCTCTGCTCAGGCAAAGGACCTCATTAGTCAG ATGCTTGTCAAGGATTCTGCTGAACGCCTGCCGTTACACAAGCTTCTTGAACATCCATGGATTGTTCAGAATGCTGAGCCCTCTGGCGTATATAGGATATAA
- the LOC103456004 gene encoding serine/threonine-protein kinase Aurora-1 isoform X2 — MAIAAENQAPQEKASSEVSATETRRWTLNDFDIGKPLGRGKFGHVYLAREKRSNHIVALKVLFKSQLQQSQVEHQLRREVEIQSHLRHPNILRLYGYFYDQKRVYLILEYAAKGELYKELQKCKYFSERRAATYVVSLARALIYCHGKHVIHRDIKPENLLIGAQGELKIADFGWSVHTFNRRRTMCGTLDYLPPEMVESVEHDASVDIWSLGVLCYEFLYGVPPFEAKEHSDTYRRIVQVDLKFPPKPIVSAQAKDLISQMLVKDSAERLPLHKLLEHPWIVQNAEPSGVYRI; from the exons atggCGATTGCTGCTGAGAACCAGGCCCCCCAAGAGAAG GCTTCTTCGGAGGTTTCAGCGACGGAGACAAGAAGATGGACGCTCAATGACTTCGACATCGGAAAGCCTCTCGGACGAGGAAAGTTTGGTCACGTCTATTTGGCAAGAGAGAAAAGG AGCAATCACATTGTGGCACTTAAAGTCCTCTTCAAGAGCCAGCTGCAACAGTCTCAGGTTGAACATCAGCTTCGTCGCGAAGTTGAAATACAAAGTCATCTCCGACATCCCAATATCCTACGCCTCTATGGCTACTTTTACGATCAG AAACGAGTTTATTTGATATTAGAATATGCTGCCAAAGGTGAACTATACAAGGAACTACAGAAGTGTAAATACTTCAGCGAAAGGCGTGCTGCCACT TATGTTGTATCATTAGCCAGGGCCCTTATATACTGCCATGGAAAGCACGTAATTCATAGAGATATCAAACCAGAAAACCTCCTAATTGGTGCTCAG GGTGAACTCAAGATAGCAGATTTTGGGTGGTCAGTACACACATTCAACCGCAGGCGGACCATGTGTGGCACCCTTGATTACCTCCCTCCAGAAATGG TGGAGAGTGTAGAGCATGATGCTAGTGTGGATATCTGGAGCCTTGGCGTCCTCTGCTATGAGTTCCTATACGGAGTCCCACCTTTCGAGGCCAAGGAGCATTCGGACACATATAGAAG GATTGTACAAGTGGACCTGAAGTTTCCTCCTAAACCAATTGTCTCTGCTCAGGCAAAGGACCTCATTAGTCAG ATGCTTGTCAAGGATTCTGCTGAACGCCTGCCGTTACACAAGCTTCTTGAACATCCATGGATTGTTCAGAATGCTGAGCCCTCTGGCGTATATAGGATATAA